From the genome of Bacteroides sp. MSB163, one region includes:
- a CDS encoding MalY/PatB family protein gives MKYNFDEIIERRGTNSVKWDGVKNIWGRDDLLPMWVADMDFRTPPFVMDALRNRLEHEVLGYTFACEEWYTSICAWLHDRHQWDISREMLTFVPGIVRGQAFALQCFTNPGDKVMVMTPVYHPFFLVTERMGREVVYSPLELQDGQYHINFERFRKDLQGCKVLILCNPHNPGGRVWTAEELKEIAAICYNNGTFVISDEIHADLTLPPYKHYPFATVSEAAASNSLVFMAPSKAFNMPGLGSSYAIIVDKDIRERFQTFMEAGEFSEGHLLVYIGAAAAYMHGAEWLEQMLDYIKENIDFTEEYLKAHIPGIGMIRPQASYLVFLDCRDLGLTQKELTRLFAEKAHLALNDGTMFGQPGEGFMRLNIGCPRSVLKQALQQLREAVVQ, from the coding sequence ATGAAATACAATTTTGATGAAATCATTGAACGTCGTGGCACTAACTCGGTGAAGTGGGACGGTGTAAAGAATATCTGGGGGCGTGATGATTTGCTCCCTATGTGGGTGGCCGATATGGATTTCCGTACTCCGCCTTTCGTGATGGATGCTTTAAGAAACCGCCTGGAACATGAGGTGTTGGGATATACTTTTGCTTGTGAAGAGTGGTATACTTCTATTTGTGCATGGCTTCACGACCGTCATCAGTGGGATATATCCCGAGAGATGCTGACATTCGTTCCGGGAATCGTTCGCGGGCAGGCTTTTGCCCTGCAATGCTTCACTAATCCGGGGGATAAGGTAATGGTGATGACTCCTGTTTACCATCCTTTCTTCTTGGTGACCGAACGTATGGGGCGTGAAGTGGTATATTCGCCATTAGAATTGCAGGATGGACAATATCATATCAATTTTGAGCGTTTCCGTAAAGATTTGCAGGGGTGTAAAGTTCTGATTCTCTGTAATCCTCATAATCCGGGCGGACGTGTATGGACAGCAGAAGAGTTGAAAGAAATAGCGGCTATCTGTTACAATAACGGCACATTTGTGATTTCTGACGAGATTCATGCCGATCTGACTTTGCCTCCTTATAAACACTATCCGTTTGCTACGGTTTCCGAAGCAGCAGCATCGAACTCACTTGTCTTCATGGCTCCCAGTAAAGCATTTAATATGCCCGGACTGGGTAGTTCGTATGCGATTATTGTTGATAAGGATATTCGTGAACGTTTTCAGACCTTTATGGAGGCGGGTGAGTTTTCTGAAGGACATTTGCTTGTCTATATCGGTGCGGCAGCCGCTTACATGCATGGTGCAGAATGGTTGGAGCAAATGCTTGATTATATAAAAGAGAATATAGATTTTACAGAAGAATATCTGAAAGCACATATTCCGGGCATTGGTATGATACGTCCGCAAGCTTCTTATCTTGTTTTTCTGGATTGTCGGGATTTGGGACTGACACAGAAAGAATTAACCCGACTTTTTGCAGAGAAAGCACATCTGGCTCTGAATGACGGAACTATGTTTGGTCAACCGGGAGAGGGCTTTATGCGATTGAATATCGGTTGTCCCCGTTCAGTGCTGAAGCAGGCTTTGCAGCAATTGCGTGAGGCTGTTGTGCAGTAA